In one window of Megalopta genalis isolate 19385.01 chromosome 8, iyMegGena1_principal, whole genome shotgun sequence DNA:
- the LOC143258747 gene encoding splicing factor Cactin-like, whose amino-acid sequence MKATETPEEKRLRRLKKEEAKERKRKERMGWDNDYLHYTNTDNPFGDENLLSTFVWSKKLEKEGLLGVSREELEIRDRRKQEENKRELEKVKKR is encoded by the coding sequence ATGAAGGCTACAGAAACACCGGAGGAAAAAAGGTTGAGGCGTTTAAAGAAGGAAGAGGCCAAGGAACGCAAGCGTAAAGAAAGGATGGGTTGGGATAATGACTATTTACATTACACAAATACAGATAATCCCTTTGGCGATGAGAACTTGCTCTCCACATTCGTGTGGTCGAAGAAGCTTGAGAAAGAAGGTCTGCTAGGTGTTAGCAGAGAAGAATTAGAGATTAGGGATAGACGTAAACAAGAAGAGAATAAGAGGGAGTTGGAGAAAGTTAAGAAAAGATGA